One Mycobacterium marseillense DNA window includes the following coding sequences:
- a CDS encoding lipocalin-like domain-containing protein, with protein MTSDWCSYPFQLVPGDGQLEFPAAEGEHPDQESDTWFIAGQLDAAETDRSFAFLTIFNKNRPGGTIVADFYTMALFDLDTGDYGTYTDYDMPPANLEPGAMRKLELATGHLDISYASGAGTASWTTCRNGDGGLLPYTYRVSLVGEDHTGRRMRLDLAVTPTRAPTPVGASTYNGKIVCFGQDDTYSYFQTGMAMTGTLRWGEEIHQVSGSSGHVDRQWFPKYAGGGGSAGDPRARSHEWRTINFDNGVDLSIWRQFDRTNDNVLQPFTGVTASYPDPATSPQCAEDIEVTISSYVRWPETMRPLVRPLAPARYMPDRHRITCPTLGLDIVGEPVVAAPAHGLPIEYMEGPYRYRGTLGGQPVTAFAFNERSLALYRDWELVEVLTTTVTNTEPSDPDLRTTVDRLGPLVAAGRRRDAVELLAAVRPGQTGVLATLLDDLVAVLSVDDSAR; from the coding sequence ATGACGAGCGACTGGTGCAGTTACCCATTTCAGTTGGTGCCCGGTGACGGCCAGCTCGAATTTCCCGCCGCCGAAGGCGAACACCCCGACCAGGAGTCGGACACCTGGTTCATCGCGGGTCAGCTGGACGCCGCCGAAACCGACCGCTCCTTTGCCTTCCTGACCATCTTCAACAAGAACCGGCCCGGCGGGACGATCGTCGCCGACTTCTACACGATGGCGCTCTTCGACCTCGACACCGGCGATTACGGCACCTACACGGATTACGATATGCCGCCGGCCAACCTCGAACCGGGGGCGATGCGCAAGCTGGAACTGGCCACGGGCCACCTCGACATCAGCTACGCCAGCGGTGCGGGCACCGCGTCCTGGACCACGTGCCGTAACGGCGACGGAGGTTTACTGCCCTACACCTACCGCGTCAGCCTGGTGGGGGAGGACCATACCGGCCGGCGCATGCGGTTGGACCTGGCCGTAACCCCTACGCGCGCACCGACTCCGGTGGGCGCATCGACCTACAACGGCAAGATCGTCTGCTTCGGCCAAGACGACACCTACTCCTACTTCCAGACCGGTATGGCGATGACCGGTACCTTGCGCTGGGGCGAGGAGATCCACCAGGTCTCCGGCAGCAGTGGCCACGTCGATCGGCAGTGGTTCCCGAAATACGCCGGCGGCGGGGGATCCGCGGGAGATCCGCGGGCCAGGTCGCACGAATGGCGCACGATCAATTTCGACAACGGCGTCGACCTGAGCATCTGGCGACAGTTCGACCGCACGAACGACAATGTCCTGCAGCCCTTCACCGGTGTCACCGCGAGCTACCCCGATCCCGCCACGTCGCCGCAATGCGCCGAAGACATCGAGGTGACGATCAGCAGCTACGTGCGGTGGCCGGAGACGATGCGACCCCTGGTGCGACCGCTCGCCCCCGCCCGCTACATGCCCGATCGCCACCGGATCACTTGTCCCACACTGGGACTCGACATTGTCGGCGAGCCGGTTGTCGCGGCGCCCGCACATGGCCTGCCGATCGAATACATGGAAGGCCCCTACCGCTACCGCGGGACGCTGGGCGGTCAGCCGGTGACCGCGTTCGCCTTCAACGAGCGGTCCCTCGCGTTGTATCGGGATTGGGAGCTGGTCGAGGTGCTCACCACCACCGTCACGAACACCGAACCGTCCGACCCAGACCTGCGGACCACCGTGGATCGGCTGGGCCCATTGGTGGCCGCCGGGCGCCGGCGCGACGCGGTTGAACTTCTCGCAGCGGTACGCCCTGGCCAAACCGGTGTGCTGGCAACGCTACTGGACGACCTGGTCGCGGTGCTGTCGGTGGACGACTCAGCGCGCTGA
- a CDS encoding aromatic ring-hydroxylating oxygenase subunit alpha yields MERDQLIDLTRRALKLARDKTTDLAPSEHRVDARDYTSPERHDLDRDMLLASPQLVGYVSELPAPGAYCTKTVMGRSILLTRTSDGSVKAFDNVCLHRQSQVVTGCGTAKRFTCPYHAWTYDNTGRLVGLPGREGFPDVTLRSDGLAELPATEFAGFLWVSLDPGTTLDVAAHLGPLADELDSWGIGRWSPLGEKVLDTPINWKLAIDTFAENYHFATVHQQTFATIARSNCTVFDSFGPHHRLIFPLNTILDLDELPEEQWNPFHNMVVIYALFPNIVLSVTIANGELFRVYPGAQPGRSITVHQNATPQDLSDESVAAGAQAVFEYAHATVRDEDYRLVQGLQANLESGVRDHLVFGRNEPGLQHRHITWTEALAGSAR; encoded by the coding sequence ATGGAACGCGACCAGCTCATTGACCTGACCCGCCGCGCCCTGAAGTTGGCGCGCGACAAGACAACCGACCTCGCACCGAGTGAGCACCGGGTCGACGCGCGGGACTACACCAGTCCCGAACGCCACGACCTCGACCGGGACATGCTGCTGGCCAGCCCGCAATTGGTCGGCTACGTGTCCGAACTTCCCGCCCCGGGGGCGTATTGCACCAAGACGGTGATGGGACGGTCGATCCTGTTGACCCGAACCTCCGACGGATCGGTGAAGGCGTTCGACAACGTGTGCCTGCATCGGCAGTCGCAGGTGGTCACGGGATGCGGCACCGCCAAGCGGTTCACCTGTCCCTACCACGCGTGGACATACGACAACACCGGGCGGTTGGTGGGATTGCCGGGCCGTGAGGGTTTCCCGGACGTAACACTGCGCTCCGACGGCCTAGCCGAACTCCCGGCCACAGAATTCGCCGGATTCCTCTGGGTCTCACTGGATCCCGGTACGACGCTGGACGTGGCCGCGCACTTGGGACCGCTCGCCGACGAACTCGATTCCTGGGGTATCGGGCGCTGGTCGCCGTTGGGCGAGAAGGTGCTCGACACCCCGATCAACTGGAAATTGGCCATCGACACCTTCGCCGAGAACTACCATTTCGCCACCGTCCATCAGCAGACGTTCGCCACCATCGCGCGCAGCAACTGCACGGTGTTCGATTCCTTCGGCCCGCACCACCGGCTGATCTTTCCGCTCAACACCATCCTGGATCTCGACGAGCTGCCCGAGGAACAGTGGAATCCGTTCCACAACATGGTGGTGATCTACGCGCTGTTCCCCAACATCGTGCTGTCGGTGACGATCGCCAACGGCGAACTGTTTCGCGTCTACCCGGGTGCTCAGCCCGGCAGGTCGATCACCGTCCACCAGAACGCCACACCGCAGGATCTGTCCGACGAATCCGTCGCCGCCGGCGCTCAGGCCGTCTTCGAATACGCACACGCCACCGTGCGTGACGAGGACTACCGCCTGGTGCAGGGACTGCAGGCCAACCTCGAGTCAGGCGTCCGCGACCATCTGGTGTTCGGTCGCAACGAGCCGGGATTGCAGCACCGCCACATCACGTGGACCGAGGCGCTGGCGGGCTCAGCGCGCTGA
- a CDS encoding DUF1906 domain-containing protein: MSSVSRRDLFKYAVAPALVGLGVAGTSLRAAPASASLGTLLDYAAGVIPASQIRAAGAVGSIRYVSDRRPGGKWMLGKPIQVAEARDLHSNGLKIVSCYQYGKGNTADWLGGANAGLQHAQRGMQLHAAAGGPAAAPIYASIDDDPSYEQYKSQIAPYLRSWESVIGHQRTGVYANSKTIDWALHDGLGSYFWQHNWGSPKGYAHPAANLHQVEIDKRSVGGVGVDINEILKPQFGQWA, translated from the coding sequence GTGTCATCGGTTTCGCGGCGCGACCTGTTCAAATACGCGGTGGCGCCGGCCCTCGTGGGTCTGGGCGTTGCGGGTACGTCGTTGCGCGCCGCGCCGGCCTCGGCGTCACTAGGCACCCTGCTCGACTATGCGGCCGGGGTCATTCCGGCCAGCCAGATCCGGGCCGCGGGCGCCGTGGGATCGATCCGGTACGTCTCGGACCGGCGGCCCGGCGGCAAGTGGATGCTGGGCAAGCCGATCCAGGTCGCCGAGGCGCGCGACCTCCACAGCAACGGACTCAAGATCGTCTCCTGCTACCAGTACGGCAAGGGGAACACCGCGGACTGGCTCGGTGGCGCCAACGCCGGCCTGCAGCACGCGCAGCGCGGCATGCAGCTCCACGCCGCGGCCGGCGGCCCCGCCGCCGCGCCCATCTATGCGTCGATCGACGACGACCCCTCCTACGAGCAGTACAAGAGCCAGATAGCGCCGTACCTGCGGTCGTGGGAGTCCGTCATCGGTCATCAGCGCACAGGCGTGTACGCCAATTCGAAGACCATCGACTGGGCGCTGCACGACGGTTTGGGCTCCTACTTCTGGCAGCACAACTGGGGCTCACCCAAGGGATACGCGCATCCGGCCGCCAACTTGCACCAGGTTGAAATCGACAAACGCAGCGTCGGCGGGGTCGGCGTGGACATCAACGAGATCCTCAAACCCCAATTCGGGCAGTGGGCCTAG